In Pirellulales bacterium, the sequence ATCAGCAAGAACGATTCACATGAACTCATGTTGGCCGGTCCCATGAGGATGGCCACTTTGCCCGGATACTTGGTGCGGTCGCGGCTCGGCTCGACGACCCGCTCGTAGGGGCCGAGTGTTTTTCCAGCCTGGCGAGTCATGTCTTTCGCATAGGCAGCGGGAGCATTGATGAAACAGCCGGCGAATTCACGTGCCAAAGATTCATCGCCGCCGGAATTTGGCCTAACATCGACGACCATCGCCTTGGCATCCGCCGCGTCACGCAGCGCGTCGAACGCCGCCTTGTAGGCCAGTTCATCGTCCTTCTCCCAGGAAGCGATCATGATGTATGCGATCCCGTCGTCAAATCGTCCGCTCAGAACACTCGCACTGAGCTGCTTCAGTTCCGGCACTTGCTTCTGAAGAGTTTTGAAATTGAAGTTCCCGTCTAATCGGCGACGGGTCGTCGGAATCTCGCTCGACTTGTATTGCAGCCAGAGGTGGAGATCCTTCGCCGGTGCAAGCATCTCGGCCGCGACCGCACAAAACCGGCGCGCCGATGCCGCGGATTCCAGCTTGGCGGCATAGTCCATGAACTGTTTGTCCCAGTCCACCTTCAATCGGTCGCGATAAGAATAGTCGTCGTCGATCGCTCGCCGAAGCGCGGCAATCGCATGCCGGTTCTGCTCGCTGGTCCGCTGGGGAGCCTTCGTAGTGAACTGAATTGGATAAGGGACTGCCGCCTCGCCATGCAGGTTGCGGAAGTTCTGAAACGATTGGTTGTTGATGCTCAACCAATACTCGTGGTCAGCCACCAGCTTTACCGGCAGCACGTACGTGCGATCGTTCTCCCATTTGGGTTCGCCCGAAATCTCGGGAAAGCTGTCTCCGCCACCGACTGGTGAGGCGCCCTTGCCCATCGGTTGGTCGAAAACCACGCGGATCTCGACGACCTGCTGCGGATCGACATCTTGATCGCCGTTGTCCGGTGTGGCTTTGACCAGTTTCGGCGCCGCGCCCCAAGCGGTGGC encodes:
- a CDS encoding S41 family peptidase, with the protein product MSIRFSRPRRAAIYFAMTVSALVGATAWGAAPKLVKATPDNGDQDVDPQQVVEIRVVFDQPMGKGASPVGGGDSFPEISGEPKWENDRTYVLPVKLVADHEYWLSINNQSFQNFRNLHGEAAVPYPIQFTTKAPQRTSEQNRHAIAALRRAIDDDYSYRDRLKVDWDKQFMDYAAKLESAASARRFCAVAAEMLAPAKDLHLWLQYKSSEIPTTRRRLDGNFNFKTLQKQVPELKQLSASVLSGRFDDGIAYIMIASWEKDDELAYKAAFDALRDAADAKAMVVDVRPNSGGDESLAREFAGCFINAPAAYAKDMTRQAGKTLGPYERVVEPSRDRTKYPGKVAILMGPANMSSCESFLLMMKQVPCCRLVGAQSYGSSGNPKRHDLGDGIRAFIPSWNDMLLDGTSIEGRGITPDEKVEATASELVKNDPILDRALTLLRDEIEKKR